GACCGGGCAGGCGGGGGAGGCACCCTACAGACCACTGGTCTACAGGCGGGGTTTGCGTATAATCAGCAACTAGGCAAAACCCATTATTTAAGCATGGGGGTGCAAGGAGGTTATTTTTGGCAAAACCTCAATACATCTCAACTTACTACCGGCAATCAATGGGTTGATGGGCAGTTTTTGGGCGAAATAGCCAGCAACGAAGCAATAGGAGTAGCCCCCGTGAGTTTCCCTACTGCGAGTGCTGGTTTATACTGGTACTTTACCAATGCCGACTCTACTTCTGACATAAAGGCTTACCTTGGAGTGTCGGGGCAAAACCTAAACCGTCCTGATGTATCTTTTAACCCCAACCAACAAGAACTGTTACCGATCAACCTGGTGGTAACAGGAGGCATTACTGTATTTGACAATCAAACCATCAAAGTGATGCCCAATGTTCGGTGGGTAGAACGAATAGGCTTAAGTCGACAGATCAACGCTGGTACTTTGCTTTGGTACCAGTTGGGCTCTCCCGAAGACCAACCTCAGACAAATGTAGGACTGGGTATGTGGTACAACTCGCACGGCATAGCCAATGTATCGTTTGAGTTTAACCAGCCTCACTATATGGTAGCCATTGGGTATGGTTTTGCGGCTACTAAAAGCGCTCCACAGGTAAATACCTTTGAGGTAAAATTAGGGCTAAAAATTGGCAAGCCTTATGTGAAAAACACTTTTGAACGAAAAAAACGACCAAAGAAAATTACCGTAGTGCCCCAGGAAGAAAAGGTAGTACCATCGCCATCAGTAGCCACTAACAAAAAGGCTCCTGCTGAAAAGCACCTGGAGTTGTTGGCAAAATCAGTGTATTTTGAATACAAAAAGAATTACCTGATCAACCCGGCAAAAGCATACCTCAATCAAGTGGTCAATGTATTGAAGAAATACCCGGAGATCGAGCTCGAAATACAAGGGCATACTTGTGATATTAGCCAGTCAGAAGCCAATAACCAACAATTGTCGGAAGACAGAGCGCAAAAAGTGAAGGCTTATCTGGTTAAAAACGGGATAAATGCCCAAAGACTCACTACTACTGGTTTTGGCTCAAAACAGCCTGCTTTCCCTAACGATGACTACTACAACCGGGTAAGAAACCGCCGGGTACAGTTTAAGGTAGTCAAAGACAAAAAGTAGAGAGTTAGGGAAAGAGCAAAGCAATAGACCTGAACCATTAAAAAAAAGGTGAACATTTCGACAGTGTTCACCTTTACCTTCTTTAGTGTCTGGAGTGCTTGGGACTTGCCCAATGTTATTGTACTACCAATTGTTGTTCAATTAAGCCAATCAGAATGTGGATAATTTTGATGTGGATTTCCTGAATACGGTCGGCATAGCCAAAGTGAGGCACTACAATTTCAACATCTGCCATACCCGCAAGTTTACCCCCGTCTTTTCCTGTCAGTATGACTGTTTTCATTCCCTTGGCTTGAGCCGCTTCTACAGCCTTTATGATATTGTTTGAATTGCCACTGGTGCTCAGGCCCAACAGCACATCTTCTGCTTTGCCCAAGCCCTCTACAAAACGAGAAAAAACAAATTCATAACCATAGTCATTAGACACACAAGACATGTGGCTGGGGTCGGAGATGGCAAGCGCTGCCAATGCCTGGCGGTTATCGCGATAACGCCCTGAAAGTTCTTCGGCAAAGTGCATGGCGTCGCAGTGTGACCCCCCGTTGCCACAAGACATTACCTTGCCGCCTTGTCGCATGGCACTTGCCATTATTTGGGCTGCTTGAGCTATTTTCTGAATATTTTCGGGCTGGTTAACAAACTTTTCCAGTACCGATTGAGCCTCGGTCAGCTCTTTTAATATAAATTGTTCCATAAAAAAGTCTAATTCAAGTGAGGGAGTTGTATTCCCTGCGGTTGGCAAAATTAGTACTTTAGGGCAATGGTAAAAATTTAGTGATTGGTTTCTTTATAAGGGCAATATAGTAGGGTAGGCAGTCGTGGTGATACTTGGGTTTGAGTAGCAGGAGGGAGTAGGTTTGTAGTAGCCAAATTGTGAGCTAAAGAAAGCCTGTTGCCAATTGTAAAAAAGCTATAGACTAAGTAACAATAAGCCTTGACTACACATATCAATACAATTAACTACAAATGGACTTTGCCCACTTATAGTGGGTTAATTATATTCGCTTGTCAGATATATTTAATTGTGGCTCAGTACTTAACCAAAAAAAACTATACTTTTACACCCCAATCAAAGTAAAAAAGACTATCAGAATGCAGGAAATAAAGTATATAGATCGAAAAACCCAACAAATTATTTACGAAAATCCACCCGGAGAGGGCTTATTAAAGTTTTTATACTACAATCCTTTTGGGCAACTTCCGTTGCATTTGGTGGTCAAGCGTAAACTGTTGTCAACTTTGTATGGCAAACTTATGAGCAGCCCCCGTTCAAAAAAGAACATCCAACCCTTTGTAGATACATACAACATTGACATGAGCGAAGCCTTACTGCCTACCAGTGAGTTTAATTCGTTCAATGAGTTTTTTTATCGTAAGCTAAAGCCTGAAGTAAGACCAATAGAAGAGGGGGTGGTATCGCCGGCAGATGGCAAAATGCTGGTTTTTGAAAATATAAGCGAGTTGCGTAGTTTTTTTGTCAAAGGCAATCAGTTTACCCTCGAAAAATTTCTGAAAGATCAGGCACTGGCAGCAAAATACCAAAATGCATCGTTGATACTGGTGCGTTTGGCACCTACCGATTATCACAGGTTTCATTTTCCCCTAAGTGGCGTTGCGTATGCCTCCTACAACATTTCGGGCAGGTATTATTCAGTATCGCCTTATGCTGTTACCCCCGACTTTGCCAGGGTTTTTTGTGAAAACAAAAGAACATATACTATTTTGTCAAGCCCCACCAGAGGCGATGTGCTCATAAGCCCGGTAGGAGCCACCATGGTGGGTACTATTATCAATACTTATGAACCCAATACTCAGGTAAACAAAGGAGACGAAATGGGATATTTCGCTTTTGGTGGTTCTTCGTTGTTAATGTTGATCGACCGGGATCAAGTACAATTGGATGAAGACCTGCTGGCCAACACCCGTCAGGGAATGGAGACATCGGTATTGATGGGTGAAAGAATAGGTGTTTAGATGCACGATTTCAGGGCAATCGTCACCGAATGTTAAACCTTGATGCCCATCCACAAAATATCATCACGTTGGGCTGCGGTTTCCATGTGTTCACTCAATTCTTTTTCTATGATTTCCTTCTGTTCGTCCAGTGGTAGCCATGCAATGTCCTGTAGCAACTGTTCGAGGCGTCTTGCCCCAAACTTTTTGCGCTCAGGATTGTTTTGATC
The window above is part of the Microscilla marina ATCC 23134 genome. Proteins encoded here:
- a CDS encoding PorP/SprF family type IX secretion system membrane protein, translated to MNYKCLLLSLFTFTLIVHNQLIAQTATYSQYHLSPMQTNPAMIGTYNQPFALASYRQVSLGSGLLGSNTAFETPMMSLLYPIKSKNKGRLGGTGFSVINDRAGGGGTLQTTGLQAGFAYNQQLGKTHYLSMGVQGGYFWQNLNTSQLTTGNQWVDGQFLGEIASNEAIGVAPVSFPTASAGLYWYFTNADSTSDIKAYLGVSGQNLNRPDVSFNPNQQELLPINLVVTGGITVFDNQTIKVMPNVRWVERIGLSRQINAGTLLWYQLGSPEDQPQTNVGLGMWYNSHGIANVSFEFNQPHYMVAIGYGFAATKSAPQVNTFEVKLGLKIGKPYVKNTFERKKRPKKITVVPQEEKVVPSPSVATNKKAPAEKHLELLAKSVYFEYKKNYLINPAKAYLNQVVNVLKKYPEIELEIQGHTCDISQSEANNQQLSEDRAQKVKAYLVKNGINAQRLTTTGFGSKQPAFPNDDYYNRVRNRRVQFKVVKDKK
- the lpcA gene encoding D-sedoheptulose 7-phosphate isomerase → MEQFILKELTEAQSVLEKFVNQPENIQKIAQAAQIMASAMRQGGKVMSCGNGGSHCDAMHFAEELSGRYRDNRQALAALAISDPSHMSCVSNDYGYEFVFSRFVEGLGKAEDVLLGLSTSGNSNNIIKAVEAAQAKGMKTVILTGKDGGKLAGMADVEIVVPHFGYADRIQEIHIKIIHILIGLIEQQLVVQ
- a CDS encoding phosphatidylserine decarboxylase, translated to MQEIKYIDRKTQQIIYENPPGEGLLKFLYYNPFGQLPLHLVVKRKLLSTLYGKLMSSPRSKKNIQPFVDTYNIDMSEALLPTSEFNSFNEFFYRKLKPEVRPIEEGVVSPADGKMLVFENISELRSFFVKGNQFTLEKFLKDQALAAKYQNASLILVRLAPTDYHRFHFPLSGVAYASYNISGRYYSVSPYAVTPDFARVFCENKRTYTILSSPTRGDVLISPVGATMVGTIINTYEPNTQVNKGDEMGYFAFGGSSLLMLIDRDQVQLDEDLLANTRQGMETSVLMGERIGV